A region from the Desulfurellaceae bacterium genome encodes:
- a CDS encoding methyltransferase domain-containing protein → MNRWDPHQYQRFGRERAQPFFDLVGRIPDDRQVHTAADLGCGPGTLTRTLCARWPEATVYGVDNSPHMLEKAGQLPAQPRLHFIQADLAAWQPEHRLDCIVSNAALQWVPDHARVLPHLLSLLAPHGVLAVQMPRNFDQPAHRLLYELVRQDPWATRLDSKGNRDHNTISQGHHDSLFWEERQFAEKPDWYAQTLRRAGFGVEVWETIYHHLLDGQDAVLEWMKGTALRPVLSRLPEQQHEAFLAVYGQRLAAAYPPGPHGTPFPFRRLFFVAQRS, encoded by the coding sequence ATGAACCGCTGGGATCCCCACCAGTACCAACGCTTCGGCCGTGAACGCGCGCAGCCCTTCTTCGACCTCGTCGGCCGCATCCCTGACGACCGACAGGTCCACACCGCAGCCGACCTGGGTTGCGGTCCCGGCACGCTGACCCGGACCTTGTGTGCGCGCTGGCCCGAGGCCACGGTCTACGGCGTCGATAATTCTCCCCACATGCTGGAAAAGGCCGGCCAGCTACCGGCCCAGCCCCGGCTGCATTTCATCCAGGCCGACCTGGCCGCCTGGCAGCCCGAGCACCGGCTCGATTGTATTGTCTCGAACGCTGCGTTGCAGTGGGTGCCCGACCACGCCCGCGTCCTCCCCCACCTCCTCAGCCTGCTTGCCCCGCACGGCGTATTGGCCGTTCAGATGCCGCGTAACTTCGATCAGCCCGCTCACCGGCTGCTGTACGAGCTGGTCCGCCAAGACCCATGGGCAACCCGGCTCGACTCAAAAGGGAATCGTGATCACAACACGATATCTCAAGGACATCACGATTCCCTTTTCTGGGAGGAGCGCCAGTTTGCAGAGAAACCGGACTGGTACGCCCAGACCCTGCGGCGGGCCGGCTTCGGGGTCGAGGTGTGGGAAACGATTTACCACCACCTGCTCGACGGCCAAGACGCGGTGCTCGAATGGATGAAGGGCACGGCGCTACGCCCCGTTCTCAGTCGGCTGCCCGAGCAGCAGCATGAGGCCTTCCTGGCCGTCTACGGACAGCGGCTCGCCGCCGCCTACCCGCCGGGTCCGCACGGCACGCCGTTTCCGTTTCGTCGCCTGTTTTTTGTTGCCCAGCGGTCGTAG
- a CDS encoding nuclear transport factor 2 family protein, with translation MAEDAWNGRDPAKVALAYTPDSKWRNRAEFLSGRADIEAFLTRKWNKELEYRLIKELWTFDENRIAVRFAYEYHNDSGTWFRAYGNENWEFDENGLMRRRIASINDLPIAESERHFRWPLGRRPDDHPGLNDLGL, from the coding sequence ATGGCCGAGGATGCGTGGAACGGTCGTGATCCCGCCAAAGTCGCGCTTGCGTACACCCCCGACAGCAAATGGCGCAACCGAGCAGAGTTTCTCAGCGGGCGTGCTGATATTGAGGCGTTCCTGACCAGAAAGTGGAACAAGGAACTCGAGTATCGACTCATCAAGGAACTCTGGACGTTTGACGAGAATCGTATCGCGGTGCGCTTCGCCTACGAGTATCACAACGATAGCGGCACTTGGTTCCGCGCCTACGGCAATGAAAATTGGGAATTTGACGAAAACGGCTTGATGCGCCGTCGGATCGCCAGCATCAATGACCTGCCGATAGCCGAAAGCGAGCGTCATTTCCGATGGCCCTTGGGCCGCCGCCCCGACGACCATCCGGGTCTGAATGACCTTGGACTTTGA